In a single window of the Pongo abelii isolate AG06213 chromosome 1, NHGRI_mPonAbe1-v2.0_pri, whole genome shotgun sequence genome:
- the LOC100452142 gene encoding peptidyl-prolyl cis-trans isomerase A-like 4C yields the protein MVNSIIFFDITVDGKPLGCVSIKLFADTIPKTAENFCALSTGEKGFHYKGSRLHRIIPGFMCQGGDFTCHNGTGDKSIYGEKFDDENLILKHTGSGILSMANAGPNTTGSQFFICTAKTEWLDGKHVAFGKVKERVNIVEAMEHLGYRNSKTSKKITIADCGQF from the coding sequence ATGGTCAATTCCATCATCTTTTTTGACATCACCGTCGATGGCAAGCCCTTGGGCTGCGTCTCCATCAAACTGTTTGCAGACACGATTCCAAAGACAGCAGAAAACTTTTGTGCTCTGAGCACTGGAGAGAAAGGATTTCATTATAAGGGTTCCCGCCTTCACAGAATTATTCCAGGGTTTATGTGTCAGGGTGGTGACTTCACATGCCATAATGGCACTGGTGACAAGTCCATCTATGGGGAGAAATTTGATGATGAGAACCTCATCCTAAAGCATACAGGTTCTGGCATCTTGTCCATGGCAAATGCTGGACCCAACACAACTGGTTCCCAGTTTTTCATCTGCACTGCCAAGACTGAGTGGTTGGATGGCAAGCATGTGGCCTTTGGCAAGGTGAAAGAACGCGTGAATATTGTGGAAGCCATGGAGCACTTAGGGTACAGGAATAGCAAGACCAGCAAGAAGATCACCATTGCTGACTGTGGACAATTCTAA